In the Hevea brasiliensis isolate MT/VB/25A 57/8 chromosome 8, ASM3005281v1, whole genome shotgun sequence genome, tcaattctatacaaacagtcacaactgtttgtataagtatctgttaataaatagacatgtctattacataaacagttgtatctattggagatagacagatgtgtctatttagtaaaggtgccatgacttttcattctttataaatatggatgagttttttcaatccagatatactacttctacttcttcttcttttcttctaatctctctaaattcagttcatataaagagttcttaagggaaatcttcaggagttgctgtctgcagatttcaggctttgttgtatcctggaggtatattgtcataaccttgcagcaatctagtgggggcaattaataccttaaagatagtgattcatcacgcctcaaagcctattctacacccactgcctcaacagTTCTTGTCTCTGCTTCTTCAATCTCACCCAACAATCAAAGCTTTATTGAAAGGTTGAGGTTTTGTTTCTCTTAGTGATGGTTTGGCTATTTGGGTGTTTCTTTCTATATGGGTTCTATATGGTAACTATTAAAGATGCTACCAATGTCCTCTGTCAACATCTAGTCCCTTAAAATGGCCATGAGAGGCTAAAGGAACTGTTATCCACCGCTCGAAGACCCTATAGTGTTGGCTTTGTTTTCAGCTTGCAATTGGCCTAATCGGAAGTTTTGTTGCAAGTGATAGGTCTGATTCAAGTCATTTCCTTGGTTTTGATGAGTAGACCTTCCTTACAGTGTTTTCTAGAGTTTCATCATCCTTCGCTGCCATATCCTGATGCAATGCTCCTTCTCCATTTTTGGTGTAATGCTCTTCTCCATTTGCTCGGCATTCCagtcattaaaattttataatgttaaatattttatgtattttaattttaggcatttaaaaaatttaaaatgtgagACTTAtggtatttattttaataatttatgagTTTTTATTTTAATGTCCAATTGGCACTCTCCCCACTTctttcattcattttttttttatcataaatattaataattttctcTTCTGATAATTTTTAGATCTAATTATATGAGTAGTCCCTTGAAAATTCTTCTACTAAATAACAATTACAACTTTTATATATTCCGATTCCTATGATAATTCAATTTTTTAGGGGCTAAAATATTAACTATTAATTATTTGAACATACTTTTTATTATATTTActgttatgaaaataatttttctaaatcataTAACCTTCTTTTAATTGTATTTATACTCTAAATATATTATATTGTaacattaattaatattttgagaaataataattaataattattcaaaaataaaaatttaatttaagttaaacagatatataaatatttaaaatttaataatatttaaattacatttaCTATATTTAACaagataatataattttaaaattataaaatataaaaaaatattaaattacattattaaaataaaataaaaaaataatctacgcaatatgtaaataaaatgactaattaaatattattccTTCCGAATGGCTTATCAGTTACTTAAATACAAtcacttaaattttaaatatttataaaatcaaattaataaaaaagtatTAAATACTTATATGTAATTTTCATAAAATACGTACTAAATAAAATTATGGTTGAGATcaacttaaatttaaaaaaaaaaaattatttcaagagagaccctcatatgtaattaaaatatatatatatatatatatatatatatatatatatatatatatatatatatatatatatatatatatattttgttcaTTTCAATAGAAATTACAGCTATCTGTTTGTAGAAAATCAAACCTCAGTGCTCTACTTGATATCATACTTTTCCTTTAGAAAAATAGTAAACAACAGGATTTACTTTTTGACTTCTACATTCATGGAATTATAACAAAATCATAAATGGGAAAGGTTTAGGAATCTCAGTTGAGTTTAAAATTCTCTTCAACGTCCAATGGGAAACATGATCTCAGAGAATTCCACTCCTGGAGTTTTATCTGAATTATTAGAGCAAATGCATTGTCTACCATCAATCATCATACAAACATCACCATTCATCCCTCCATAAGCCTCTTTTGTATCCCTCTCCTCCTGCAAATCAGCAGCATTCTGCTGCTGCATTGCCAGCTCTAAATTGCATAACACATCTCCCATGGACGGCCTTTCAATTCCCTTTTCTGCCAAACATTTCTTTGCTATATCAGTGAAAGTCCTGAAGCATTCATGGTCAATCTTTCCCTTCAGATATGGATCAATTATCTGATCAATAGTCCCCATTTGGCAGCAATGCAATGCCCATTCTGCCAAATTTGCTTTCTCATCatactcttcttcctcttctattCCTACCATAGGCATCACAGCAGGCCTAGAACATAAAGTCTCAAACAGTACCACTCCAAATGAGTATACATCAGATTTTTCTGTCAGTTTTTGTCGTCGATAATATTCAGGATCCAGGTAACCAAAAGTACCCTTCACCATGGTTGAAACATGTGTCTTAGTCTTAGACTCTGTCTTTGCGCTCGGGCCTGTTTTCGATAACCCGAAATCTGAAACCTTGGCAACCCATTTTTCATCTAACAATATGTTGGTGCTCTTGATGTCTCGATGGATGATAATGCTCTTTGCTCCTGTGTGCAAGTAGTGTAGTCCTCGTGCTGCTCCTATACAAATCTTGAGCCTCTGCTTCCATGGAAGTGGAGGCTTCTGGCTCTTGTAAAGGTGATCACGTAGCGTACCTCGAGCCATGTAATCATAAACAAGAATCATTTCTTTGTTCTCCATTGAATAACCAATCAGAGAAACTAGGTGGGTGTGCCTTAACTCTGAAAGCATGGAGATTTCAGTTTGAAACTCTTTTAAACCTTGGTGTGAACTTGGATTGGCACGTTTTATAGCAACATTGGTGCAGCCACCATCGATGGTCCCTTTGTAGACCATCCCAAATCCGCCAGTGCCAATGAGTAAAGTATCTGCAAAATTGTTGGTTGCTGACTTTATCTCAGCAAGTGAGAAGATCCGACAATAGTCTGATGATTTTCCTTCCCTAGGTTTTTCTCTGCGCTGCTTAAAATTTGAGACTAGTGAAGAAAAGCAGAAGAGAAAATTGGTGGCCAAAACACTCCATCCAAGAACACGGGCTGCACCTATCAAAACACAGTGATCTTCAGCATAATCTTTGAAGTCTGAATTTCTTACTCCAAATCCAAATGGATGATTTCCTGCCAGATTGTTAAAATAGTCAGACAACTTGAAAATTTCCAACCCATTTAAAATCGGACCTGCGTGTATTGCGGATGATCCATTGTCACTTGCTATCGCTATTGATAGAATCTTTTTGCCTTCTCCTGGTCTTGAAAAGTTGACGACATAGTCCCTGGAAATGGGAATTCCAACCCCCTGACTCCAATGAAAAATATCAGCATGATCTTCAGCAGTTTGATTGTTGATATAAACATGAAACACTCTTCGACCTTCTTTCTGAATCTTCCTTGAAATCTCACAGAAATGAAGCCTGACTAGGTAGTAGAAGCCAAAATCAACAGGAAATGACCATCTAGCACTATATTTGCTTGCAGACACATCCTCAACTGCACGGGCAGATGCGTAAACTTGAACTGGAGCAGCGTATGTAGGTGCCAATAAGCTTGACTTAATTTCAACTTCTGATTCAATAGTACTTGTCCCAGCTTCATTACTTACAAAGTAATCGGCGTCCCTTGTCCAGAGGCGAAACATTCCAGTATCTTCTGGTTGAGGGATCAAATCCCCTCCTACGTTCAGCCGGTACATCATCTCAAGGGCTGTAGAGTTCCCCATAGAATAACCAGAAGGCTGTCCAATGAGGGGCAGTGGAACATTTTCTTGGATGTAAAGATTCGAAGGCATGGAGACGATTTCAATCTTGTTGAAAAAAGCATATGCACCAGAAATCTTCGAAGATGGAGTGAAAGTCACATTTAATATTTGGCTATATGTGTTGATACAGAATTCTCTTACAAAATAACTAACATCTGAGGGGAGTTTGGAATAGGAGGATTCAGAAGTGGTAAGAACTCTGTACCGATCAATATTGACAGAGAACAATGCCTTTGATAAATTCAGTCCTGAATATGTGATTGGTTTAAAGTAAAGGCGAACAAACTTGGGGCCAATGGAGACAAAAAATGGGTAAGTGAACTGTTTTCTAAAAATGCAAGCAGAAACTTTTGGTTTCACGTCACGGTAGTGAGGATCTAAGGCATATACTCTTGTCACAgatgaaaaattgaattttttttcgcTGGCAGAAGTTGATTTGAAATCAGAAGATGAATATGATGGAGAACAATCCATTGCGAAGTTATCCGAAGGCACGTAGTAAGGTAGCTCATCAGCAGAGAGGGGTACTGTGCAGCAGAAAAAGAACAAAACAACAAGAAACATGATTGCTGCAAGCTATGAGCTAACTAAATGAAACAATGGTATATAAGCATTTGATAAACAAAAGACTCTGCCGCTTAGTTGTGACCATTCAGTAGGCAGTTTGTTTTCAGGTAGCTAGATCAAACATTTGAAGACAGAAGACTTCGAAGGTCTGGCAGTCTACCTCTGAAAGTAAACTTGGCGTGTGGACTGGTAGCTAATTTGGTTGTGGGATCGACAGAAAGCTGTCCAGAATGATAAGATGAGAAATGTCAGAACGTCTTCTATACGATGATTCTGCTTTGATGACTTTTGACGATAAATGACTTGAAAAAACGTCGTTCCAGGAGACAGCTGACTCTGTTAACGTGTAGTTTCTTCTTTAAAAATCACCCTCTAACCACCCAAGAAGCTGTGCCTATAATTCTTGAAGGGACATGAGAAAGAAAAAATCTTAATGTTTGATGGCAAGTATCAGCTATTCTTGGCCATATATCCTCTGTATTGTAAAGATATTGCTAGAATGGGATTCCGTGGACCTGAAAACACAAAGACCAAAGTAGGTGCTCTATTTTCTGCCTGAATTAGCTATAATAGTCTCTCAAGAAATCATCTTTATTGGTTTCCCGATTATTgactgttagcataattacagtgaTCAGCATGATTATAAGATATTTGTATAGCATAATTATAGTAATTCGCATGATTATAGGATATttatgtagcataattacagcaattattattcttgtctaaattagctcatattctcatgtataaataaatgtaatatctctgtaaataagacacagacaaatacacaatgaTTTCCTtcgttacttgtattctttcttctaacataatatcagagccgtaaagcttttatttctagtttatagggtctctcttctctcttgcaacctgttctggttcattctttcattcctgttattataatatttttttttctcctcatcttgttatcaatggagaaatctgatatttcaaaacaTATTGCAACAGTTTTAACttgttccaactataatctttgggttcaaggaataaaaagttttttgataggtcgcaagctttggcgtattgttaccggagatatcacCACGCC is a window encoding:
- the LOC110649372 gene encoding receptor-like protein kinase FERONIA → MFLVVLFFFCCTVPLSADELPYYVPSDNFAMDCSPSYSSSDFKSTSASEKKFNFSSVTRVYALDPHYRDVKPKVSACIFRKQFTYPFFVSIGPKFVRLYFKPITYSGLNLSKALFSVNIDRYRVLTTSESSYSKLPSDVSYFVREFCINTYSQILNVTFTPSSKISGAYAFFNKIEIVSMPSNLYIQENVPLPLIGQPSGYSMGNSTALEMMYRLNVGGDLIPQPEDTGMFRLWTRDADYFVSNEAGTSTIESEVEIKSSLLAPTYAAPVQVYASARAVEDVSASKYSARWSFPVDFGFYYLVRLHFCEISRKIQKEGRRVFHVYINNQTAEDHADIFHWSQGVGIPISRDYVVNFSRPGEGKKILSIAIASDNGSSAIHAGPILNGLEIFKLSDYFNNLAGNHPFGFGVRNSDFKDYAEDHCVLIGAARVLGWSVLATNFLFCFSSLVSNFKQRREKPREGKSSDYCRIFSLAEIKSATNNFADTLLIGTGGFGMVYKGTIDGGCTNVAIKRANPSSHQGLKEFQTEISMLSELRHTHLVSLIGYSMENKEMILVYDYMARGTLRDHLYKSQKPPLPWKQRLKICIGAARGLHYLHTGAKSIIIHRDIKSTNILLDEKWVAKVSDFGLSKTGPSAKTESKTKTHVSTMVKGTFGYLDPEYYRRQKLTEKSDVYSFGVVLFETLCSRPAVMPMVGIEEEEEYDEKANLAEWALHCCQMGTIDQIIDPYLKGKIDHECFRTFTDIAKKCLAEKGIERPSMGDVLCNLELAMQQQNAADLQEERDTKEAYGGMNGDVCMMIDGRQCICSNNSDKTPGVEFSEIMFPIGR